Proteins encoded together in one Staphylococcus aureus window:
- a CDS encoding YtxH domain-containing protein: MENKFVPGILIGAVIGGAISLADKSTRQALVQSVKDAKNGNRTRKPSKVSKIKDEVLYWKDVVEEIRRNNPELERSLKDAKETFVNRKNQR, encoded by the coding sequence ATGGAAAATAAATTTGTTCCTGGTATTTTAATTGGTGCCGTAATTGGTGGTGCAATTAGTTTAGCTGATAAATCTACACGTCAAGCTTTAGTTCAATCAGTTAAAGATGCAAAAAATGGTAACCGCACTCGTAAGCCTTCTAAAGTCAGCAAGATTAAAGACGAAGTTTTATACTGGAAAGATGTTGTTGAAGAAATTCGTCGTAATAATCCTGAATTAGAACGTTCATTAAAGGATGCGAAAGAAACATTTGTTAATAGAAAAAATCAACGCTAA
- a CDS encoding DUF1128 family protein, whose product MTNEEKVLAIREKLNIVNQGLLDPEKYKNANEEELTDIYDFVQSRERLSPSEVTAIADALGQLRHE is encoded by the coding sequence ATGACAAATGAAGAGAAAGTATTAGCTATTAGAGAGAAGTTAAATATTGTTAATCAAGGATTATTAGATCCTGAAAAATATAAAAATGCAAATGAAGAAGAATTAACAGATATATATGATTTTGTTCAATCAAGAGAAAGATTGTCGCCAAGTGAAGTGACAGCTATTGCTGACGCTTTAGGACAATTGCGACACGAATAG
- a CDS encoding low molecular weight protein-tyrosine-phosphatase, with amino-acid sequence MVDVAFVCLGNICRSPMAEAIMRQRLKDRNIHDIKVHSRGTGSWNLGEPPHEGTQKILNKHNIPFDGMISELFEATDDFDYIVAMDQSNVDNIKSINPNLKGQLFKLLEFSNMEESDVPDPYYTNNFEGVYDMVLSSCDNLIDYIVKDANLKEG; translated from the coding sequence ATGGTAGATGTAGCATTTGTCTGTCTTGGCAATATATGTCGTTCTCCAATGGCAGAAGCAATCATGCGACAAAGACTTAAAGACAGAAATATTCATGATATTAAAGTACATTCAAGAGGTACTGGTAGCTGGAATTTAGGAGAGCCACCTCATGAAGGTACACAAAAAATTCTCAACAAACACAATATTCCATTTGATGGCATGATTAGTGAATTATTCGAAGCGACAGATGATTTTGATTACATTGTGGCTATGGATCAAAGTAACGTTGATAATATTAAATCTATCAATCCTAATCTTAAGGGACAATTGTTCAAACTGTTAGAATTTAGTAATATGGAAGAGAGTGATGTACCAGATCCATACTACACGAATAATTTTGAAGGTGTATACGACATGGTATTATCATCTTGTGATAATTTAATAGACTACATCGTAAAAGATGCAAATTTGAAAGAGGGGTAG